Genomic DNA from Paenibacillus donghaensis:
AGCCCTTATGTAGTCAAAACAACCTCGAATTAGAGTTGATTCGCGTGAATAAGAGCTCCTCAGTCCGTAAGGCGAGCAAAACATGCATTTTACCGCAAATAGCGGCTCCTGAGTCCGTAGTATTGTTGTATCTGTACTCGGGCAAGGTATGATTTCGTTATCCATACCATTCCCGGCAGATTACGAATGATGAATTTATGCAATAGTGGCGACCGCCTCCGTGAACAGAAAACGGATGGCGGTCGCTATTTTTTTGTGGCGCTATATCATTGTCTTTTCCAATAAAGCAGCTATTTGACCCCGTCTATGTTCTCTCACTCAGCGGGTACAAGATAATGCAATCCGTTCAAAAAAGTATTACTCCCTGAAGCCGTCCGGGCAAAAATGTCCTATTGCTGGAAGTGGCCAAGGGAAGTATGCTACTGGTGTTGATTTTTGGAAGCTTTGGCATCCACCAGGTTAAGGAAGGAAAAGGTTACCGGTGTGGGTCAATTGTGAATATGGATTATTAACGGAGGAGGATCTGGAATGAGCGTGCAAATGGAGCATTTGGACCGGGGGCTGGCGGCAGTCTGCACTTCCGAGGGAATATTTATCAGCTGGCGGCTTTTGGGGCAGGAGGTGACCGCTGCTTCAGACCGCGGCCTAACCGGTGCGGATTTCCGCTTGTACCGCAACGGTTTGCTTGTGGCGGAGATCGGCGACAGCACCAATTATCTGGATAAAGCCGGCACCCGGGAATCGGACTATTCGGTGGCAGCAGTGATTAACGGGGAGGAACAGGACCGGAGCACCGAAATCCGTCCGTGGGAAACCCCCTATCTGGAAATTCCGCTGCAGAAGCCGGCGGACGGGGTTACGCCCGTGGGTCAGTCCTATACATACAGTGCCAATGACATGAGTGTGGGCGACGTGGACGGCGATGGGGAATACGAATATATCGTCAAATGGGACCCGTCCAACTCCAAGGATGTCTCTCATATTGGCTATACGGGGAATGTCTATCTGGACTGTTACAAGCTAGACGGCACACTGTTGTACCGGATTGATCTGGGGGTCAATATCCGGGCGGGTGCCCATTACACCCAGTTCCTGGTTTATGACTTCGACGGGGACGGCAAGGCGGAGCTGGTGTTCAAGACGGCGCCGGGCACCCGGGTGATCCGGTATCGGGACGGCTCTCCCGTCTCCGAAGCCTTCATCACCCTGCTGCCGGAGGATGCGGAGGCTGGATACAGCCATAATGATGATTACCGCATGAGCAGCGTCGATTATGCGGAGCATGTGGTGGATATGTTCCAGAGCTGGCACAAGCACGAGGAGGTGGTGGCCGGGCGCTGGCCGGCTACGCTGGAGGAGTGCTTCGGCATTGCCCCTAAATATGCCTATCCGCTCTCCCGGGAGGATGCGGTGCGCCTGGCAGATTATTTCCTGGATATGTATGCACCCGGAAGAAGCGAGCACAACAAGCTGCGCCAATTCGAGGGCTTTATTCTGAAAGGACCGGAGTACCTCAGCGTCTTCCGTGGCGAAACGGGAGAAGAGCTTGCGACGGTCCGCTACAAGCCGGGACGCCATGACGACGGGCTCATGTGGGGGACTATTCATGGAATCGCATCGAGCCGGGAAACCGGGTGGACCGCTTCCTAGCGGGGGTGGCCTATCTGGACGGCTGCAAGCCCTATGCGTTGTTTGCCCGCGGGTATTACACCCGGGCCACCATGGCCGCTTACAGCTGGGACGGACGGGAACTGAAGGAGATATGGTACACCGACAGCGGCTGGGTCACCATGAACAATCCATTCCGGGATACGCTGCACCTGCAGGACGGCCGGAATCCCGGCTTCGGCGGGCTGGCCAAGCAGGGCGCCCATGCACTGTCCACCGCCGACGTTGACGGGGACGGCTGCCAGGAAATCGTCTACGGGTCGGCCACCATTGACCATGACGGCAGCATCCTGTACAGCTCCGGGGGTATTCTGCCGGAGGGGAGCGTGGTTCCAGGGGAGTACGCCAAGTTGGGCCACGGGGATGCCTTGCATGTGGCGGTCATCGATCCCGACCGGGACGGTCTCCAGATTTATATGGTCCATGAGGAGGGCATTCATGGCCCATATGGATATACCTTGCGGGATGCAGCTACTGGAGAGGTGCTGTACGGCGCCTTTGCCAAGGAGGATGTGGGCCGGGGCATGATCGGCAAAGTGGATCCGGAGGTGCCGGGGCTGCAAACCTGGTGCAGCGAAAGCCACCTGGCACATGAGCCATCCCGGGGGTTGCGCTCGGCCAAGGGCGAGAGACTGGATGAGCGGGCTCCCGGCACCAACATGAGCATCAAGTGGGCGGCAGACATGACCACCCAGTTCATCAGCGGCACTTTTGACGAACCGGTTGCCATTGAAGACTGGAAGCGGGGCCGGCTGCTGACGGCCGAAGGCACGCGCTCCAACAACGGCACCAAGGGCAATCCCTGCCTGGTGGCGGATCTGTTCGGGGATTGGCGGGAGGAACTGGTTGTGCGTACGGCGGACAGCGAGGCCATCCGCATCTACATGAGCACGGAGGTGACGGACCGGAAGCTGTACACCCTGATGCACGATCCCCAGTACCGAACAGGGGTAGCCTGGCAGAACGTGGTGTATAACCAGCCCTGCTACACCAGCTTCTATCTGGGCACGGATATGAACTGGTCCAAGGTTCCGGTTCCAGATCTCTCGTTCAGAAGTGAGAAGTAAGGTGAATCGGACAGGAGGGTACAGACATGAATCAGAATTTGACCAAGTCCCAGATATATAACTTCAATTACGAGTGGAAGTTTAAGCTTGCAGATGCTTTTCCTCTGGCGGATGCAGTGGAGGCCTGGAGAGACGGCGCAGGCAGTTTTTTTTATGAGAAGGAATACAATGAACAGGATTGGGCAACGGTGGGCGTTCCCCATACCTATAATGATCAGGATCTGTTTGTGGCCCGGATCAAGGATGCTGGCAGTGGTCAGAAAAGAACCTTCTCCTTTTACCGGAAATGGTTCCGGCTCCCCCCGTTCCATAACGGAAAAAAAGTGCTGATCGAGTTCGAAGGCATCCGGCAGACGTGTTACTTGTATATCAACGGAAAGATGGCAGGGTATTACGAAGCCGGCATTGTGCCCTTCGCCTTTGACTTAACGCCTTATATTGAATATGACGGGGACAATCTCATTGCTGTGGCAACCGACAATACTTCAACCAGGGATCTCGATTATTTTGTAGCGGAGACGCCGAATCACCCGGAGGCGGTACCCGGTGCGTTCATGGATTCCTTGACAGAGCTGGAAAGTATTCCGCAATCCATAAGAGGAGTCCGATACTTCTGGAATTGCAATGATTTTAATCCCTCGGTCGGTGGCTTATCCAGAAATATAAGTCTTCATGTGAAGCCGAAGCTGTATATCACACTCCCCATCTACAGCAATTTGCAGACAAAAGGGGTTTATATCTATGGTACGGATTATGATATTCAACACAAACAAGCAGTTATCCATTCCCAGGCAGAAATAAGAAACGAAACCGGCTGTGGCAAGTCTGTCATCCTGGATAGCGTCATCTATGACCATCAAGGAAAAGAAATAGGCCGCATCTCCTCCGGTCTGACCTTGATTCCCGCCGCCCAACTGCCCGCATGTCCTCCATTGTCGATTACGCCGGTGGATGCTTACAGAAAAGAAGGGGAGAGGTATCTGCCGCAGCTTGAGGAAGAAGTAGAGCCAACCCTAACAAACTCCGTTGAAGTCACAATTGTGAAGCATTCCGCCTTGGTTTCTGGGCTTCGGTTCTGGTCGCCGGACGACCCGTATCTATATACGATTCACACTGAGCTCAAATTGGATGGGGAAGTACTTGATACAACAATTACGCAGACGGGCTTCAGAAAGGTTTCTTATGATGCGGATCATGGGTTGATGATCAACGACAACCAGGTCTGGCTTACTGGGTATGCGCAGCGTTCCTCCAATGAATGGGCAGCCATCGGTATTGCCCCGGATTGGCTCAGAGATATGGATGCCAAGCTGGTCCGCGAAAGCAACGCCAACCATATCCGGTTTATGCATGTGGCGGCAAGCCCCGCGGATATCCGCTCCTGCGACCGTTACGGGGTCGTTTGCACACAACCGGCAGGCGATAAGGAACATGAAAATACGGGCAGACAATGGGATCAGCGGATGGAAGTCATGCGGGATATCATGATTTACTTTAAAAACAATCCATCTATCCTGTTCTGGGAGGCGGGCAATAACTCCATCAACAAGGAACATATGCGCGAAATGCGCCTGCTAAAGGAAAAGCTTGATCCTGACGGCGGCAGATTTATGGGCTGCCGTACCCTGAACACGGATGAAGTCGTCCAAGAAGCGGAATATGTAGGAACCATGTTAAACCGTCATGCCGGCCGCTTCCAATCCGAGAAAATGCCTGTAACGGAGACGGAATATCTGCGCGAGGAAGCGCCAAGGCGGGTCTGGGATGATTTTTCCCCGCCGGATTATGACTATGATAATCTCTGGCTTGGCTTGGGCGGGAGGAAGCAGCCGGGGGGCGACTGCCATGATTTGACCTCAGAGGACCTTGCCTTGTATGCGGCCAGAGGATATGCCGAGTTTTTCAATGACCGCATCGGGGGAGCCTCCGCCAAGAATTTCTACGCTGCAGCCGCTGCCTTATGCTGGACGGATTCTGCCCAACATGGAAGGCAGGCGGCTTCAGAGAATGCCAGAATGAGTGGGCGGGTAGACCCTGTGCGCATCAAAAAGCAGAGCTTTGAGGTATTCCGTACTATCCAGTCACCCGTTCCCATGGTCAAGATCATCGGTCACTGGAGTTATCCCCAGGTAGGTGGAAGCAATTACCGCTATGCGTTGAAGGAATTTGACGGGACGTACTGGAGGAAGACCGGGGAGTACAGCTTCCGCAATCCAAAGGATAAGACCCTGTATGTGCTGGGCAGCTACTCCATAGCGAGAGTGGAGCTGTTCATTAACGGCAAACCGGCAGGGGTCTGCGATAAACCTGTGGATACGTTTGTGTTTCCCTTCGAGCATATGGATATCACCCAATCCGGAGTCATTACGGCAAAGGCTTATGATTATCAAGGAAATCAGGTAGCAGTGGACACTATTGAAACGGTATCTTCGCCTTCCAGGCTGAAGCTGACAGCCTTTACCGGGGACCGAGGACTGCTGGCTGATGGTGCGGATGTTGTTTATGTAGATGTTGAGGTTTTGGATGAAATGGGCCGTCTTGTCCCCCTTGCTTATGACCGGATCGATTTCAGCATCGAAGGGGAAGGGGTTTTCCTCGGAGGGTATAACAGCGGACGCTTCAACGGCTTTGGAAAAGAAGATAGCGTCATTCACCAAAATCACGTTTTTGCGGAATGCGGCAATAACCGGGTGTTCATCCGTTCTACAAGAAAAGCCGGCAACATCCGGCTGACTGCGCTGATGCAGGGGTTTCCCGAAGAGTCGGTTGTCATTCAAAGTTGTCCTGCCGATACCGGGGCGCTCTCCCTTGAACCCGGGCAATACCTGGCTCCGAACTATGATGTAGCTCCTGTGGCAAGCGGTTATCCTTTCAAGGCTATTCCTGAGGCTGACGCGGCCAAATATGTGGCGGAGGACAAGGTCTATTGCAAGGTGCTGGTAGATGGGCAGGAGCCCGACACTCGCGGCATTCTAAGCATCTATGATCATGGCAGTATCTACAGTCCGATCCTGTTCATTCTGGAAAGGATCAAAAGTCAACGGCCTCAGTTATTTGATTATTCGTTTGATCCAGAGAAGGGGATCCTTACCCTGACTTCCGATGGTACTACTGTTACAGCGGAAAAAGGGCGCACGCACCTTCTAGTGAACGGGGAAGAGAATCTTCTGAACGGGGAGCCTTACATTCACAAGCAGACGTTTATAGTAGAGATTAATGCGGTGGTTTCTTATATCAAAGAGGTTGTCTCCTATTATGACGAGAAAGTGCGTGTATTCCGGATCGAACTTCCTTAAAAAGAGCTGACCAGATGATCTTTCCATGACTAAGGCCATTCTCCGTTGCTTCCGGAGAATGGCCTTTTTCTACTATTCCTTTAGCCGCTATGATTTGGAAACAACGAGCCGACAATCAAAGACAACGTCTGCTTGTATACGGCATAGGCTGCTTGTACATCTCCCAAGTGTCCTCCCATGTAAAGATGAATGACGCCATGGAGCGAGGCCCAAAATATGCGGATAACGGATTCGGTGTCGTATTGGCCGGGAATTAGTCCTTGCTCTTGCGCGTTGCTGATCACGGTCAATAATTGACTCATGGCCGTTACGGTACCGCGCATGCTTTCCTCGTCCGGTTTGAAATCTGCGAAAGCGCCCCCGAACATCAGTTTATAATAGCTGCAGTAGTGCTGCCCGAATTGCCAAAAGGTTTCGCCAAAATTCAGCAAATGCTGTGCCGGATCAGCAGCTTGCGGCGTCCTCTCGAATTCGTTAGCGAGGAGCTTGCAACCGTCCAGATACAACTGCTGGGCCAAGCCCTCTTTATTGACAAACAAGTTGTAAATGATTTTTGTCGAGCAATTCATTTTTTGGGATACTTTGCGCACCGTAACGGCTTCCGGGCCCTCTTCCTGTAAGAGCGTTGCCGCAGCATCAACAACGAGCTTGCGGAGATTTTCAGTATTTTGCATGCGAGCTTCTTGGTAGGTTTTCAACTTTCGTGTGTTCGTATTGGAGGAGGCATCTTGGTCGCTCATAATCATCCACCTTTGGTTATCGTGTTTTCTTCAGGAAACAAAGTTTCCGACTCTCTTAGCAGGAATTGTATACAGTTGTCCTTCACTTGTCAATAAAACGATGGAGGCTCAAAGATCATATTGACTTTCTGAAATTAAGTGGATACAATGATACCAATTGGAAACACTGTTACCATAATGCTCGGAAATTCTTAACTTTCATGAGAATCGAAAATGACTTCTGAGCAATGGTAACGGTGTTTCTATAATATAACATAGTATCGAAAAGGAGAGCAGCAGTATGACAAATAAGGGGAAATGGGCGCTCGTCACGGGAGCTTCTTCCGGTATTGGAGAGCAATTCGCGAGACAACTGGCCAAACAAGGCAGCCATTTGGTACTCGTCGCCCGATCGGAGAGCAAGCTTGAGAGCCTGGCATCAGAGCTCAGAAAGATGCATGGCATCAAAGCTGAGGTTATCTCTATGGATCTTTCGAAAGAGGGCGCGCCCAGCGAGTTATATCAGAAATGTCGACTTTTGAAAGTGGATATCGAACTGCTGATCAACAATGCAGGCTTTGCTACACATGGTTTGTTTGAACAAGTGTCAGGTGAGCGTCAACATGAAGAGGTTATGCTCAATGTCGCCGCTGTTGTTGATATGACCCACTTGTTCTTACCGGACATGTTGCGCAGAAGCTCAGGTGCAGTTATCAATGTTGCCTCAACCGCCGGATTTCAACCACTTCCCTATATGGCCGTATATGGGGCAACGAAAGCTTTCGTCCTGTCGTTTACTCAAGCGTTATGGTTTGAAAACCGCAACCGCGGCATAAAATTCTTTGCACTTTGTCCCGGTTCGACGGACACCAGTTTCTTTAATGTCGTAGGAGCGGAAGAAGCCTCCGTCGGAAAGAAAGACACGCCAGAAAGAGTCGTAGAGGTTGCACTTCGCGCGTTGAAGGAAGGGAAAGTGTATGTCGTTCCGGGTGTACAGAATTATCTAGGGGCGCAGTTAACGCGTTTCATTACACGAAAGCAAGGTCTTCGGCTTGTTGGAAGCATGCTTCGTCCGCGTGAAGGATACAGCAGCAATAATAAGAATCCGGGTAATCAATCTGATCTTGCAGGGAGGACAATACGATGAAAGCTATACAACTGACAAACGGCTTCGGCTTTGAGGAATTAACCATGACGGAACTCGACAAACCAACGCCAGGCCCTAAGGAGGTGCTGATCCGCATGAGGGCAGCTTCTCTCAATTATCGGGATCTAGTGGTCCTCAGCGGATTAATGCCGATCGAAGTCAAATTCCCCTTCATTCCATTATCAGACGGAGCGGGAGAAATTGTAGTCATTGGCCAAGGAGTAACTAGGTTTCAGGTCGGACAAAGAGTAGCAGGTAATTTTCAACAGCGCTTCATTGGCGGCAACCCAAGACCAGGGGTGTTAGAAGAAAGTCTGGGAGGTCCGTTGAACGGAGTGGCGGCCGAGTATGTCGTTCTACATGAAGAAGGAGTCGTCCCTATTCCCGATCACCTTACTTATGAAGAGGCCTCCACCCTGCCGATCGCGGCATTAACCGCATGGAGCATGCTCATCGAATACGGTGGTTTGCAAGCAGGTGATACCGTGCTGCTGCAAGGAACAGGCGGTGTCTCCATCTTCGGGCTTCAATTCTCGCTTATGGCCGGAGCACGAGTCATCATCACGTCGAGCAGTAACGACAAGCTGGAACGAGCAAAAGCTCTTGGCGCATGGCAAACGATCAACTATTCGGAGGTTCCTGATTGGGATAAGGCAGCGTTAGAGCTGACTGGCGGCGTCGACCATGTTCTGGATGTTGGAGGAGCGGCAACGATGGGGAAATCCATAAATGCACTTCGCACTGGAGGGACCGTGAGTATGGTCGGGTTCTTATCGGGCTTGACCATTCCAGAATACGATGTCTCCAGCATCTTGCAGAAAGCCGCAACGGTTCGCGGAAGTCAAGTCGGCAACCGGGATCACTTTGAAAAGATGAATCGAGCGATTGCCCATCATCGTTTACATCCCGTCATCGACCGTGTATTCCCTCTAGATCGAATTGGAGAAGCATTCGCGCTCTTGGCTGAAGGAAAGCAATATTTTGGTAAAATCGTAGTCCAAATCTAAAATCTCTCAAAATGACATAGGAGGCTCTCTAATGCCCAATAAACCAGTTAGCTCCGTTAAATCTACTGAAGGCGTGAATCGTCCTAAACGCTCACTGCGTGCTAGGATATGCAGAT
This window encodes:
- a CDS encoding glycoside hydrolase family 2 protein, producing MNQNLTKSQIYNFNYEWKFKLADAFPLADAVEAWRDGAGSFFYEKEYNEQDWATVGVPHTYNDQDLFVARIKDAGSGQKRTFSFYRKWFRLPPFHNGKKVLIEFEGIRQTCYLYINGKMAGYYEAGIVPFAFDLTPYIEYDGDNLIAVATDNTSTRDLDYFVAETPNHPEAVPGAFMDSLTELESIPQSIRGVRYFWNCNDFNPSVGGLSRNISLHVKPKLYITLPIYSNLQTKGVYIYGTDYDIQHKQAVIHSQAEIRNETGCGKSVILDSVIYDHQGKEIGRISSGLTLIPAAQLPACPPLSITPVDAYRKEGERYLPQLEEEVEPTLTNSVEVTIVKHSALVSGLRFWSPDDPYLYTIHTELKLDGEVLDTTITQTGFRKVSYDADHGLMINDNQVWLTGYAQRSSNEWAAIGIAPDWLRDMDAKLVRESNANHIRFMHVAASPADIRSCDRYGVVCTQPAGDKEHENTGRQWDQRMEVMRDIMIYFKNNPSILFWEAGNNSINKEHMREMRLLKEKLDPDGGRFMGCRTLNTDEVVQEAEYVGTMLNRHAGRFQSEKMPVTETEYLREEAPRRVWDDFSPPDYDYDNLWLGLGGRKQPGGDCHDLTSEDLALYAARGYAEFFNDRIGGASAKNFYAAAAALCWTDSAQHGRQAASENARMSGRVDPVRIKKQSFEVFRTIQSPVPMVKIIGHWSYPQVGGSNYRYALKEFDGTYWRKTGEYSFRNPKDKTLYVLGSYSIARVELFINGKPAGVCDKPVDTFVFPFEHMDITQSGVITAKAYDYQGNQVAVDTIETVSSPSRLKLTAFTGDRGLLADGADVVYVDVEVLDEMGRLVPLAYDRIDFSIEGEGVFLGGYNSGRFNGFGKEDSVIHQNHVFAECGNNRVFIRSTRKAGNIRLTALMQGFPEESVVIQSCPADTGALSLEPGQYLAPNYDVAPVASGYPFKAIPEADAAKYVAEDKVYCKVLVDGQEPDTRGILSIYDHGSIYSPILFILERIKSQRPQLFDYSFDPEKGILTLTSDGTTVTAEKGRTHLLVNGEENLLNGEPYIHKQTFIVEINAVVSYIKEVVSYYDEKVRVFRIELP
- a CDS encoding TetR/AcrR family transcriptional regulator, with the protein product MSDQDASSNTNTRKLKTYQEARMQNTENLRKLVVDAAATLLQEEGPEAVTVRKVSQKMNCSTKIIYNLFVNKEGLAQQLYLDGCKLLANEFERTPQAADPAQHLLNFGETFWQFGQHYCSYYKLMFGGAFADFKPDEESMRGTVTAMSQLLTVISNAQEQGLIPGQYDTESVIRIFWASLHGVIHLYMGGHLGDVQAAYAVYKQTLSLIVGSLFPNHSG
- a CDS encoding SDR family NAD(P)-dependent oxidoreductase, whose product is MTNKGKWALVTGASSGIGEQFARQLAKQGSHLVLVARSESKLESLASELRKMHGIKAEVISMDLSKEGAPSELYQKCRLLKVDIELLINNAGFATHGLFEQVSGERQHEEVMLNVAAVVDMTHLFLPDMLRRSSGAVINVASTAGFQPLPYMAVYGATKAFVLSFTQALWFENRNRGIKFFALCPGSTDTSFFNVVGAEEASVGKKDTPERVVEVALRALKEGKVYVVPGVQNYLGAQLTRFITRKQGLRLVGSMLRPREGYSSNNKNPGNQSDLAGRTIR
- a CDS encoding zinc-dependent alcohol dehydrogenase family protein codes for the protein MKAIQLTNGFGFEELTMTELDKPTPGPKEVLIRMRAASLNYRDLVVLSGLMPIEVKFPFIPLSDGAGEIVVIGQGVTRFQVGQRVAGNFQQRFIGGNPRPGVLEESLGGPLNGVAAEYVVLHEEGVVPIPDHLTYEEASTLPIAALTAWSMLIEYGGLQAGDTVLLQGTGGVSIFGLQFSLMAGARVIITSSSNDKLERAKALGAWQTINYSEVPDWDKAALELTGGVDHVLDVGGAATMGKSINALRTGGTVSMVGFLSGLTIPEYDVSSILQKAATVRGSQVGNRDHFEKMNRAIAHHRLHPVIDRVFPLDRIGEAFALLAEGKQYFGKIVVQI